In one Culex quinquefasciatus strain JHB chromosome 2, VPISU_Cqui_1.0_pri_paternal, whole genome shotgun sequence genomic region, the following are encoded:
- the LOC119767036 gene encoding vicilin-like seed storage protein At2g18540 isoform X2: MDSFCEELFGSLENETRRVNNAVFISKDQGLSTDSEDDECDACSMSSTVTSGTLRGAAVLFGEGYNSDTSSSTTVAKILPKKRRDYDPEAHKNWLKVKNEAERQKREKELARKKREELKKKLEEEKRKEQSEQKWNQWLERKKQEAEAKAKQLQKTKSKQKVQQSTSKAWIPNDESISNFKVWLSRVNQQEEKTKLRSLAQQRLEGQLKTQRKDLSRTIYEEWCKSSSSKPKPVPMNRGIESLRGTVSSIFVNPQPWQGNLD; this comes from the exons atGGATAGTTTCTGCGAGGAATTGTTTGGATCGCTGGAAAACGAGACTCG GAGAGTTAACAATGCGGTTTTTATCTCAAAAGACCAAGGACTTTCCACGGACAGTGAGGACGACGAGTGCGATGCCTGTTCGATGTCCTCGACGGTGACCAGCGGAACGCTGCGAGGAGCAGCGGTTCTTTTTGGGGAAGGTTAT AACTCAGACACGAGCTCGAGTACTACGGTGGCAAAGATACTTCCCAAGAAACGGCGGGACTATGATCCGGAAGCGCACAAAAATTGGCTTAAAGTTAAAAA TGAAGCAGAACGTCAGAAGCGAGAAAAAGAGCTAGCTCGAAAGAAACGAGAAGAACTTAAAAAGAAACTGGAAGAGGAAAAACGGAAGGAGCAAAGCGAGCAAAAGTGGAACCAATGGCTGGAGAGAAAGAAACAGGAAGCGGAAGCAAAGGCGAAACAGCTACAGAAAACCAAATCAAAGCAAAAGGTACAACAATCTACCTCAAAAGCATGGATTCCTAACGACGAAAGCATATCGAACTTTAAAGTTTGGCTAAGTCGAGTCAATCAGCAAGAGGAGA AAACCAAACTTCGGTCCCTCGCCCAGCAACGCCTGGAGGGCCAACTGAAAACCCAGCGGAAGGACCTCTCGCGGACCATCTACGAAGAGTGGTGCAAGTCGTCCAGCTCGAAGCCGAAACCGGTTCCGATGAATCGCGGCATCGAGAGCCTCCGCGGAACCGTCTCCAGCATCTTCGTCAACCCGCAACCCTGGCAAGGCAACCTCGATTAG
- the LOC119767036 gene encoding vicilin-like seed storage protein At2g18540 isoform X1: protein MDSFCEELFGSLENETRRRVNNAVFISKDQGLSTDSEDDECDACSMSSTVTSGTLRGAAVLFGEGYNSDTSSSTTVAKILPKKRRDYDPEAHKNWLKVKNEAERQKREKELARKKREELKKKLEEEKRKEQSEQKWNQWLERKKQEAEAKAKQLQKTKSKQKVQQSTSKAWIPNDESISNFKVWLSRVNQQEEKTKLRSLAQQRLEGQLKTQRKDLSRTIYEEWCKSSSSKPKPVPMNRGIESLRGTVSSIFVNPQPWQGNLD from the exons atGGATAGTTTCTGCGAGGAATTGTTTGGATCGCTGGAAAACGAGACTCG TAGGAGAGTTAACAATGCGGTTTTTATCTCAAAAGACCAAGGACTTTCCACGGACAGTGAGGACGACGAGTGCGATGCCTGTTCGATGTCCTCGACGGTGACCAGCGGAACGCTGCGAGGAGCAGCGGTTCTTTTTGGGGAAGGTTAT AACTCAGACACGAGCTCGAGTACTACGGTGGCAAAGATACTTCCCAAGAAACGGCGGGACTATGATCCGGAAGCGCACAAAAATTGGCTTAAAGTTAAAAA TGAAGCAGAACGTCAGAAGCGAGAAAAAGAGCTAGCTCGAAAGAAACGAGAAGAACTTAAAAAGAAACTGGAAGAGGAAAAACGGAAGGAGCAAAGCGAGCAAAAGTGGAACCAATGGCTGGAGAGAAAGAAACAGGAAGCGGAAGCAAAGGCGAAACAGCTACAGAAAACCAAATCAAAGCAAAAGGTACAACAATCTACCTCAAAAGCATGGATTCCTAACGACGAAAGCATATCGAACTTTAAAGTTTGGCTAAGTCGAGTCAATCAGCAAGAGGAGA AAACCAAACTTCGGTCCCTCGCCCAGCAACGCCTGGAGGGCCAACTGAAAACCCAGCGGAAGGACCTCTCGCGGACCATCTACGAAGAGTGGTGCAAGTCGTCCAGCTCGAAGCCGAAACCGGTTCCGATGAATCGCGGCATCGAGAGCCTCCGCGGAACCGTCTCCAGCATCTTCGTCAACCCGCAACCCTGGCAAGGCAACCTCGATTAG
- the LOC6040571 gene encoding sodium-dependent serotonin transporter, translating to MTNDTSTANVNAASYDPQSNSCKKRESWHTNGDATGDGGPDGADKDNTDGNDPDSNGSGTAGGGDQAKETTTLNPKGNKERAMVVTLAGERRRETWGQKAEFLLAVIGFAVDLGNVWRFPYICYQNGGGAFLIPYCIMLLFGGLPLFYMELALGQFHRCGCLSIWKRICPALKGVGYAICLIDIYMGMYYNTIIGWAVYYLFASFTTELPWTKCGNVWNTEACTPVTAFANATATVATGLLNGTTTLVDSIFTNASTTIGPMVQTVLNGTTQTLLISTSTVATNPASVMVGGIEMVRTSPAREFFERQVLEQYKSDGLDYMGPVKPSLALCVFGVFVLVYFSLWKGVRSAGKVVWVTALAPYVVLLILLARGVTLPGAAEGIRYYLTPEWHKLKNSRVWIDAASQIFFSLGPGFGTLLALSSYNKFNNNCYRDALLTSSINCLTSFLAGFVIFSVLGYMAHVQNKSIEDVGLEGPGLVFIVYPEAIAMMKGSVFWSIIFFLMLITLGLDSTFGGLEAMITALCDEYPRVIGRRRELFVLILLGFIYICSLPTMTYGGVYLVNFLNVYGPGLAILFVVFVEAAGVFWFYGVENFSSDIEQMLGKKPSLFWRICWKYISPTFLFCILVFSLLGYEAMLEGEYEYPEWSVAAGWILTLSSVLCIPLYAIYKFMASHGDCKDRLRQTFKPEPLMPTAVPGQIYSGTAV from the exons ATGACGAATGATACGAGTACGGCGAACGTCAACGCCGCCTCCTACGATCCGCAAAGCAACAGCTGCAAGAAGCGTGAATCATGGCACACTAACGGCGATGCCACGGGGGACGGCGGCCCAGATGGGGCGGACAAGGACAACACCGATGGCAACGATCCGGATTCGAACGGTTCCGGGACGGCGGGTGGCGGAGACCAGGCTAAGGAAACGACCACGTTGAATCCGAAGGGAAACAAGGAACGGGCCATGGTGGTCACGCTGGCCGGTGAGCGACGGCGGGAGACCTGGGGCCAGAAGGCCGAGTTCCTGCTGGCCGTGATCGGATTTGCGGTCGATTTGGGCAACGTTTGGCGCTTTCCGTACATTTGCTACCAAAACGGTGGCGGGGCGTTCCTGATTCCGTACTGCATCATGCTGCTGTTTGGTGGACTGCCCCTGTTTTATATGGAACTTGCCTTGGGGCAGTTTCACCGGTGCGGGTGTCTCTCTATCTGGAAACGGATTTGTCCGGCGCTCAAAG GTGTTGGCTACGCAATCTGCTTGATCGACATTTACATGGGCATGTACTACAACACCATAATCGGTTGGGCCGTTTATTATCTGTTTGCCTCATTTACCACCGAGCTGCCGTGGACGAAATGTGGCAATGTTTGGAATACCGAGGCGTGCACTCCGGTGACGGCCTTTGCCAATGCGACTGCCACCGTGGCCACCGGATTGCTCAACGGAACGACTACGTTGGTGGACAGTATCTTTACGAACGCATCTACGACGATTGGACCGATGGTGCAGACCGTGCTCAATGGAACGACCCAGACACTGCTGATCTCCACATCGACGGTGGCTACCAACCCGGCGTCGGTGATGGTTGGGGGGATTGAAATGGTCCGGACCAGTCCGGCGCGAGAATTTTTCGA GCGCCAGGTCCTGGAGCAGTACAAATCGGACGGGTTGGACTATATGGGACCGGTGAAACCGTCGCTGGCGCTGTGCGTTTTTGGAGTGTTTGTGCTGGTTTACTTTTCACTGTGGAAGGGAGTCCGCAGCGCCGGAAAGGTGGTCTGGGTTACGGCCCTGGCACCGTACGTCGTGCTGCTCATCCTGCTGGCCCGCGGGGTGACACTGCCCGGGGCAGCCGAGGGCATCCGGTACTATCTGACGCCGGAGTGGCACAAGTTGAAGAATTCGAGG GTTTGGATCGACGCGGCCTCGCAGATTTTCTTCTCGCTGGGACCCGGTTTCGGAACCCTGCTGGCGCTGTCCAGCTACAACAAGTTCAACAACAACTGCTATCGGGACGCGCTGCTGACGAGCAGTATCAACTGCTTGACCAGCTTCCTGGCCGGGTTTGTGATCTTTTCGGTGCTCGGCTATATGGCCCACGTGCAGAACAAGTCCATCGAGGACGTTGGCCTGGAAGGACCGGGGCTGGTGTTTATCGTGTATCCGGAGGCCATTGCCATGATGAAGGGGTCGGTGTTTTGGTCGATCATCTTTTTCCTGATGCTCATTACGCTCGGGCTGGACAGCACCTTTGGAGGGTTGGAGGCCATGATAACGGCACTGTGCGATGAGTACCCGCGGGTTATTGGACGACGGCGAGAGCTGTTTGTGCTGATTTTGCTCGGGTTTATCTACATCTGTTCCCTGCCAACGATGACCTAT GGTGGCGTCTATTTGGTCAACTTCCTGAACGTTTACGGGCCCGGGTTGGCGATACTGTTTGTCGTGTTTGTGGAGGCGGCCGGGGTGTTTTGGTTCTACGGCGTGGAGAACTTTTCGTCCGACATCGAGCAAATGTTGGGCAAGAAACCGTCGCTGTTTTGGCGAATCTGCTGGAAGTACATCAGTCCGACGTTTTTGTTT TGCATTCTGGTGTTTTCGTTGTTAGGTTACGAAGCCATGCTGGAGGGAGAGTACGAGTACCCTGAGTGGAGTGTGGCCGCCGGCTGGATTCTGACATTATCGTCGGTGCTTTGTATTCCACTGTACGCGATTTACAAATTTATGGCCAGCCACGGAGACTGTAAGGAT CGTCTTCGCCAAACGTTCAAGCCGGAACCGCTGATGCCGACGGCCGTGCCCGGCCAGATCTACTCCGGCACCGCCGTCTGA